The following proteins come from a genomic window of Ornithinimicrobium cryptoxanthini:
- a CDS encoding ArsR/SmtB family transcription factor, whose translation MNIFAAIADPVRRSLLEQLAREGPTRVVDLTRGRGISRPAVSRHLRVLGDAGLVRAIDHGRERHFELVTDALAEVSNWTATLTAKSASAPQPPVAGHHLDALGLEVRRTVRERGTQPGTRHTAASSTATGEIA comes from the coding sequence ATGAACATTTTCGCGGCGATCGCGGACCCGGTGCGCCGCAGCCTCCTGGAGCAGCTGGCGCGCGAGGGGCCCACCCGCGTGGTCGACCTGACGAGAGGTCGGGGCATCTCCCGGCCGGCCGTCAGCCGCCACCTGCGGGTCCTCGGTGACGCCGGGCTGGTGCGGGCGATCGACCATGGCCGGGAGCGGCACTTCGAGCTGGTCACTGACGCACTGGCCGAGGTCAGCAACTGGACGGCCACCCTGACCGCCAAGTCAGCATCGGCACCCCAGCCTCCCGTCGCCGGGCACCACCTTGATGCCCTCGGGCTTGAGGTGCGCCGCACGGTCCGTGAGCGGGGCACCCAACCCGGCACCCGGCATACCGCAGCATCCAGCACCGCGACAGGAGAGATCGCATGA
- a CDS encoding SRPBCC domain-containing protein: MITGRPEQRDGQDHLVLDRTFAAPIEDVWAALTESERLGRWFCTWTGDPETGRVEVTWAFEDDAPVETYVIEECAAPHHLRVRNLHDDAGQVWILDARLREEGDRTVLTFAQALTGDHPVSDVGPGWEFYLDRLVDSVRTGQVSSLEWSGYEAMSAEYAAAFGGAAKA, encoded by the coding sequence ATGATCACCGGACGACCCGAGCAGCGCGACGGCCAGGACCACCTCGTCCTCGACCGCACCTTTGCGGCCCCCATCGAGGACGTGTGGGCGGCACTCACCGAGTCGGAGCGCCTGGGGCGGTGGTTCTGCACCTGGACCGGCGACCCGGAGACGGGCCGGGTGGAGGTCACCTGGGCCTTCGAGGACGACGCGCCGGTGGAGACCTATGTCATCGAGGAGTGCGCGGCCCCGCACCACCTGCGGGTGCGCAACCTGCACGACGACGCCGGTCAGGTGTGGATCCTCGACGCCCGGCTCCGCGAGGAGGGCGACCGGACCGTGCTGACCTTCGCGCAGGCGCTCACGGGAGACCACCCCGTCTCCGACGTCGGCCCTGGCTGGGAGTTCTATCTCGACCGGCTCGTCGACAGTGTGCGCACCGGGCAGGTCAGCTCGCTGGAGTGGAGTGGCTACGAGGCGATGAGTGCC